DNA from Marinagarivorans cellulosilyticus:
TTTTTAAGTAGTCCCCTCGGTGCGGCAGGCCGCCAAGCTGAACGCGCGTAAAGTCGATAATGTCTATGTGATGGTTCATTGTGTAAAGCCTCTTGCTGGGTGGGTGGATTTTAAGTGCAGAGGGTGTGCTGCGTTGCTGCCGGTAGGCCGATGGCGTTATGTTGTAAGTGCGGCTGAAGGCTCGGCTAAAAGCTTCACCACTACTGTAGCCTAATTGATTGGCGATGCTTTCAATGTTGTCATTGGTGCGCAGCAACTGACAGGCGGCATAGTGTAATCGCAATCGTCGCACCGTTGCGTTAACGGTTTCGTGCATGATTTCTCGGTAAATGCGGTGGAAGTGATAAGGCGAAAAGTGTGCGACGTCGGCCAAGGTGTTCAGGTCAACATCGTGTTCAATATTGCGCCATAAATAGTCCACTACACTAAGTACACGGTTTTGATAGTTGGCAAGGGTGAGTGTTTTGTTCATGCGTTATCCTCTGAAACACCAATATACTTTGGGCCTACCTGATAATGTTTGCGAACTTTTTAGCTTGTTTTTGGCGGTCATCGAAGGCAACAAAAAAGCCCGCGGCTATTGCTAGCGGCGGGCTTCGATATTAACCAAAAGCTAATTATTTATTGGCTTCACAAAAACGCTCTACTAAGCGCGCTGTGGATGAGTCCCAGTCGCCAGGGACATCGGTAGTTTCGATGGCGTCGTTAACGTGGTTACCCAATAGTTTGCCAAGTTCAACACCCCATTGGTCGAACGAGTTAATGTTCATAAGAACACCCAAGGTATAAACCTTGTGCTCGTAAGCGGCAATTAATGCACCCAGTGTTTCGGGCGATAATTTTTCCATCAAAATGGTATTGCTTGGACGGCTGCCGGGGTGCACTTTGTGCTCGGCTAGGCGATCGATTTCATCTTCACTGGTGCCTGATGCGCGTAGCTCGGCTTTGGTGGTTTCTAAATCGCGGCCAGTTAATAAGGCTTGGCTTTGCGCTACACAGTTAGCAAACAACAAGCGATGCTGATGATCGATTGGGTGGTGTGCTTTTAACGTGGCGATAAAGTCGATAGGCATTAATACCGTACCTTGGTGCAGCAACTGGTGGAACGAGTGCTGACCGTTGGTGCCTTCTGTGCCCCAAACAATGGAGCCGGTTGAATAATCAACGCGATCACCTTCGCGGGTAACACTTTTACCATTGCTTTCCATTTCAAGCTGCTGCAAGTAAGCCGGCAGCATTTGCATATGGTAAGCGTAGGGCAAAACAGCCTGCGCGGTAGTGTCGAAGAACTGGGTGTACCAAAATACGATTAAGCCCATTAGTGCAGGAATATTTTTTTCCAGCGGTGCTTCGGCAAAGTGCTTGTCCATTGCGTTTGCGCCTGCGCGCAAGGCGTTAAAATTATCCATGCCGATGGCGAAAGCAATGGGTAATCCAATGGCGGACCATAACGAGTAGCGCCCGCCAACCCAATCCCAGATGGGGTAAACGTTTTCGGCGGCAATGCCAAACTCAACGGCTTTTTCAACCTTCGAAGAAATCGCAACAAAGTGCTTAGGTAAATCACCTTCATCACAGCCACCAGCTAATATCCAACGGCGTGCTGTTTTGGCGTTCTCTAATGTTTCTTGTGTAGAAAACGACTTAGAGGCAACAATAAATAACGTGGTGGCCGGGTTTAAGCCTTGGGTGAGGTCGTGAATTTCTGCACCGTCAACATTGGCAATAAAGTGCAGGTTTACATGGCCTGTGTGGTATGGCGTTAAAGCCTTAGTGACCATGCGCGGGCCAAGGTCTGAGCCACCGATACCAATGTTTACAACATCAGTAATTGCTTCGCCTTTAAAGCCTTTCCATTCTTTGCTATGCACTTTGGCAACTAACTTGCCCATGCGCTCTAGCGTTTCTTGAACTTCTTTGTGCTCTGGTGTTTGTGGCTCGCCGATGTGGCGTAGCGCAGCATGCAGCGCGGGGCGGTCTTCGGTGTTGTTGATGTGCTCGCCTTTAAAAATGCGAGTAATCGCCCCTTTTAGGTCGGCTTGTTCTGCAAGCTTAACGAGCTCGCCTAGAATATCGACGGACAAATGGTTTTTCGAAAAGTCGAGGTCTAGTCCTGCAGCGCTTGCGCTAAAACGTGCTGCGCGAGTGCTATCTTGTTCAAAGAGCTCGCTCAAGTGTAGTTTGCTAATTTGGGCTTGGAGCTTTTCCAAGTTCTCCCAGTTGCTGTAGGTTTTGGCTAGAGCATTGTTGGGCATGTAACCCCCTTTAAGGTAAATACCGGGTGTAGTGTGTCTGTTAATTTGCGCAATGGTGCATTAATGATTTCTGGCAACAGCAAATTGCGCAAGGTCTGCCATGGCTTGGGTAAAGCAGTTTGAAGGCAAGTTTTCCAAAGCCTTTTGCGCCTTGTGGGCGTGCGTTTGTGCGGCTTGGTGGGTGTAATCTAGAGCTCCGCAGTCTTTAACGATTTTAACAATCGCTTCTAGATCGTCGGTGCTGCCATTGGTGATGGCATTGCGAATCAAGAGTTGCTCGCTCGGATTCGCGTGCTGCATGGCATAAATGAGCGGTAGTGTTGGCTTTCCTTCGGCGAGGTCATCACCGACATTCTTACCGAGTTTTTCACTGTCGCCTTCGTAGTCCAACGCATCATCTACCAGCTGGAAAGCAATACCCAGATGGTGGCCAAACTGAAGTGCTGCTTGTTGCTGGGGCTGATCTGCGCCGGCGAGTATCGCTGCGGCTTCGCAGGCCGCTTCAAAAAGTGCGCCAGTTTTTTTATGAATAACGTTTAAGTAATTGGCTTCGGTAACGTCTGGGTCTTTGGCGTTAACCAATTGCTGTACTTCACCTTCTGATATAACGTTGGTGGTATTCGACAATATCCCCATAATTGGCATGCTACCGAGTGCTACAAGCATCTGGAAGGCCCGAGAATAAAGGAAATCGCCAACCAATACGGCTGGGGCGTTACCCCATTTAGCATTGGCGGTTAGCCGGCTTCTTCGCAGTTCGGAAACATCGACGACATCATCATGCAGCAAGGTCGCGGTGTGAATAAATTCGATGATTGCCGCTAAAGAATGCATGGTCGAGGCTTCTTTGTTTGCCCCAAAACCTAGCGCATTAGCTGTAAGTAGCACCAATATTGGGCGAAGGCGCTTTCCGCCAGAGTCAACAATATAGTGGCCAATGTTTTCCACAAGACCCACATCGGAATGCAGCTGCTCAATAATTAGGCGGTTGGTGGCGGCAAAATCCGCTTCTACTGGGGTTAAAAACGGCAGCATTGCCTCGAAAGCCTCATGTGGGTCATTAAAATGGGGACGGATGCTAGGGGGCGGGCCGATAACTGTCAAGTAATCCGGCAGGCGTAGCTTGAGTTTGTGTCTACACTTATGAGAGTAGTGCCAAAAATGAGGAGAGTTGTAGGCATGTTTTCGTCAATACAAACCAAAATTATCGCCGTGCTAGCGCTATTTTTCGCGCTTCAAGGCATTGTGCTTATTGGCATTAGTGCCAAGTTGGATGGCGTGTCAGATAGCTACAGGGGCATTATTGAGCAAGATTTGCAGCAAAAGGCTCAAATTGATCTTCTGAATCTAGAATTCAAAACACAAGTGCAGGATTGGAAGAATGTTCTGCTGCGTGGCCACAATCAAAAGGATTTTGATAAGTACTGGGGCAAATTCGATAAGCAGCACAAAGCGGTGCAACAATTAAGCGCTGAAGTATTGTCTGCGGAGTTGGACCCGCAAATATCCAAAAGTATTGCCGAATTTAAAGCTGAGCACCAAGCAATATACGCTTTGTATAAAAAGGGTAAAGACAGCTATCAAAGCCAGGGCTTTGATAGCCGAGCCGGCGATGCATCTGTTCGCGGCATTGATCGAAAACCCAGTGATCTGCTACGGCAGGCATCTGATGTTGTGAATCGTCTTGCGCTTGAGCACACCGAGGATTTAAATGCGTCCAGCACAGGCCTGACTCGTTGGGTGTATGCAACTGTCGTTTTGATGTCGGTGGTGGCCTGCATTGCTTTGGTCGCTGTAATGAAGGTGCTGCTCGTAAACCCTGTTAAAGCATTGCGCGCGCGGGTCGAGGATATGGCATCTGGTGACTTCTCGCGTGATGTGCCTTTTAACAGTAGGGACGAAATTGGCATATTGTCGGCTAGCCTCAATAAAATGCGTATGGAGCTTTGCGATATGTTGGGGGCTATGACCACTGCGTCTGAGCGCTTAACGGAGTCTTCTGGTACGTTATCTTCAGCGGCGCAGGGCATAGATAACGATACCCATCATGCGCAAGATCATGCGGGTCAAATTGCGGCGGCAATGACCCAGATGAGCGCCTCTATCGCGGAGGTCGCGAGTAATGCTTCTGTGGCTGCGGATGCAACAGACCAAGCGAATCATGGTGCCGGTGATGGCATGCGTATTATGGAAGAGGCCATTGTAGCGATTTCCGCCGTAGCCGATGAGGTAACAAAAATATCGGGTGATATGACTCGGCTAGAGCAAAATACAACCAGCGTTGGTGCCGTGTTAGATGTGATTAAAGGCATTGCAGAGCAAACAAACTTGTTGGCATTAAATGCGGCAATCGAGGCCGCGCGAGCGGGTGAGCAGGGGCGCGGTTTTGCGGTGGTCGCAGATGAGGTGAGGGCGCTAGCTAAGCGTACTCAAGAATCGACAGAGGAGATTCACCATATTATTGAGGCAGTACAAAACGGTGCCAAAGCAGCGGCAAGTGGTATGGAAGCTGGCAATCACAAAACAGAGCATGCGGTAGCCTTAGCGCGTAATGCCGGTGATGCCATTCGCAAAATCGTGAATGAAATTGACCGCGTACAAGGTATGAGCGCGCAGATTGCGACGGCGGCTGAGGAGCAGTCGGCTGCAACAGAGGAAATTAATCGCAACGTGGTTAATATGACGACATTGTCAGAAAAGGCGCATGAAAGTGCCGCCCATACTCACGATATAGCCTCTGGCTTGGGCGGTATTGCCCAGCAATTACACGGTGTGGTGGCCAGATTCAAGTTGCCACATTAGCCGCCCACCGGCTTTATTGCAGCTGCAGTAGGCTTTTAGTTTGCTGCGGCTAACCTGCGTTTCTCCCTTTGTTGTAAATTAATCCAGTTTTTAGTTGGTTAAAGCTTGCTCAATACGGCGTAATTACGTAAAATTCGCGCCCATTTTGTGGCCCTTTCGTTTGAGTGTTGGTGTTATCCAATGCATGCGGTGGTTGCAGATATGAAACGGCGCAAGCTTTGCGTTGCTAGCCATGGGGGCTGGCGACTGAAATCTCTTTTTGGCTATGTATAGTCGGTTAGGGTGCTTCGCGACGTCCAACTCTACTGGAGCATACGTAATGTACGCAGTAATTGTATCTGGCGGTAAACAACACCGCGTTGAAGAAGGCGAAGTTTTACGCCTTGAGAAAATCGAAGCCGAAACTGGCGCAACTATTTCTTTCGACCAGGTGTTGATGGTTGCTAACGGCGAAGACGTTAAAATTGGTACTCCTGTTGTTGGCGGCGCGACCGTTGAAGCAGAAGTTGTGGCTCATGGCCGTGGCGAAAAAGTTACCATTATCAAGTTCCGTCGTCGTAAGCACTCGATGAAGCGTCAAGGTCATCGTCAGTGGTACACAGAAGTTAAAATCACTGGAATCAAAGGTTAAGAGGGTATAAACAATGGCTCACAAAAAAGCTGGTGGTAGTACACGTAACGGACGCGATTCCGAGAGTAAACGCTTAGGTGTTAAACTTTTTGGCGGCCAAGCCGTTGTAGCGGGCAACATTCTTGTTCGTCAACGCGGTACTCAATTTCACCCAGGTGACAATGTAGGTATTGGTAAAGACCATACCTTATTTGCAAAAATTGATGGCGCTGTTAAGTTTGAAGTTAAAGGTCCTAAAAACCGTCGTTTTGTTAGCATTGTTGCTTAATTGTTAACAAGGCTTGAACGGTAAGACCAAAGCCCCGTCTCTCGAGATGGGGCTTTTTTGTATGTCATGTAAGATTTGTTAGGTGCGAAGTTAAGTACCTAAAGGCATTGCTCATTGCTAAGGCGCTCCTTTGCGCGGAGTTTTAACAATGATTAATGCCCAAATCACACACTGTTATGTGGGTAAAAGAGTTATGAAATTTGTTGATGAAGCCCCAATTTTTGTACAAGCCGGTAAAGGGGGAAACGGTTGTTGTAGTTTCCGACGTGAAAAGTACATTGCCAAAGGTGGTCCAGATGGTGGTGACGGTGGTGATGGCGGTTCGGTATTTTTGGAAGCTGACGAAAACTTAAATACGCTGGTCGATTATCGCTTTACTAAAAAGTTTACTGCGGCCAGTGGTGAGGGCGGCCGCGGGACGAATTGCACAGGCAGCAAAGCTGACGACCTAATATTGCCGGTGCCTGTGGGTACCTCGGTTATTGACGAGGAAACCGGTGAGGTATTGGGCGACTTAACCTGCGCGGGTGATCGCATGT
Protein-coding regions in this window:
- the rplU gene encoding 50S ribosomal protein L21, which gives rise to MYAVIVSGGKQHRVEEGEVLRLEKIEAETGATISFDQVLMVANGEDVKIGTPVVGGATVEAEVVAHGRGEKVTIIKFRRRKHSMKRQGHRQWYTEVKITGIKG
- a CDS encoding methyl-accepting chemotaxis protein, whose product is MFSSIQTKIIAVLALFFALQGIVLIGISAKLDGVSDSYRGIIEQDLQQKAQIDLLNLEFKTQVQDWKNVLLRGHNQKDFDKYWGKFDKQHKAVQQLSAEVLSAELDPQISKSIAEFKAEHQAIYALYKKGKDSYQSQGFDSRAGDASVRGIDRKPSDLLRQASDVVNRLALEHTEDLNASSTGLTRWVYATVVLMSVVACIALVAVMKVLLVNPVKALRARVEDMASGDFSRDVPFNSRDEIGILSASLNKMRMELCDMLGAMTTASERLTESSGTLSSAAQGIDNDTHHAQDHAGQIAAAMTQMSASIAEVASNASVAADATDQANHGAGDGMRIMEEAIVAISAVADEVTKISGDMTRLEQNTTSVGAVLDVIKGIAEQTNLLALNAAIEAARAGEQGRGFAVVADEVRALAKRTQESTEEIHHIIEAVQNGAKAAASGMEAGNHKTEHAVALARNAGDAIRKIVNEIDRVQGMSAQIATAAEEQSAATEEINRNVVNMTTLSEKAHESAAHTHDIASGLGGIAQQLHGVVARFKLPH
- the pgi gene encoding glucose-6-phosphate isomerase, which gives rise to MPNNALAKTYSNWENLEKLQAQISKLHLSELFEQDSTRAARFSASAAGLDLDFSKNHLSVDILGELVKLAEQADLKGAITRIFKGEHINNTEDRPALHAALRHIGEPQTPEHKEVQETLERMGKLVAKVHSKEWKGFKGEAITDVVNIGIGGSDLGPRMVTKALTPYHTGHVNLHFIANVDGAEIHDLTQGLNPATTLFIVASKSFSTQETLENAKTARRWILAGGCDEGDLPKHFVAISSKVEKAVEFGIAAENVYPIWDWVGGRYSLWSAIGLPIAFAIGMDNFNALRAGANAMDKHFAEAPLEKNIPALMGLIVFWYTQFFDTTAQAVLPYAYHMQMLPAYLQQLEMESNGKSVTREGDRVDYSTGSIVWGTEGTNGQHSFHQLLHQGTVLMPIDFIATLKAHHPIDHQHRLLFANCVAQSQALLTGRDLETTKAELRASGTSEDEIDRLAEHKVHPGSRPSNTILMEKLSPETLGALIAAYEHKVYTLGVLMNINSFDQWGVELGKLLGNHVNDAIETTDVPGDWDSSTARLVERFCEANK
- a CDS encoding polyprenyl synthetase family protein, producing the protein MLPFLTPVEADFAATNRLIIEQLHSDVGLVENIGHYIVDSGGKRLRPILVLLTANALGFGANKEASTMHSLAAIIEFIHTATLLHDDVVDVSELRRSRLTANAKWGNAPAVLVGDFLYSRAFQMLVALGSMPIMGILSNTTNVISEGEVQQLVNAKDPDVTEANYLNVIHKKTGALFEAACEAAAILAGADQPQQQAALQFGHHLGIAFQLVDDALDYEGDSEKLGKNVGDDLAEGKPTLPLIYAMQHANPSEQLLIRNAITNGSTDDLEAIVKIVKDCGALDYTHQAAQTHAHKAQKALENLPSNCFTQAMADLAQFAVARNH
- the rpmA gene encoding 50S ribosomal protein L27; translated protein: MAHKKAGGSTRNGRDSESKRLGVKLFGGQAVVAGNILVRQRGTQFHPGDNVGIGKDHTLFAKIDGAVKFEVKGPKNRRFVSIVA
- a CDS encoding AraC family transcriptional regulator; translated protein: MNKTLTLANYQNRVLSVVDYLWRNIEHDVDLNTLADVAHFSPYHFHRIYREIMHETVNATVRRLRLHYAACQLLRTNDNIESIANQLGYSSGEAFSRAFSRTYNITPSAYRQQRSTPSALKIHPPSKRLYTMNHHIDIIDFTRVQLGGLPHRGDYLKIGLVFEKVAIAAGSLQLLNDDTRSFGIYYDDPASKDISELSSHACITLTPEQATSANLEVLELEGGKHAALTFKGPYSELEQVYAWFYGEWVPKSGYQLANRPPFEEYLNDPRTVPPTELLTKIYLPLA